In Paracoccus aminophilus JCM 7686, a single window of DNA contains:
- a CDS encoding efflux RND transporter permease subunit, producing MFLTRISVARPVFTVMMMVALLVFGLVAYLRIGVDLYPKIQVPAVVVVTQYPGATPETVETEVSRPIEEALNALSGLDDLSSTSYEGTSVVVAQFKLSIDGMTAAQDVRDRVAPLEGSFPKGVEKPVIQRFNPSDMPILSIAISSSAQTLPELTTIAEQRIVKSLATVAGVGRAQLVGGQSRQVDIRMDDSRMRALGIGADEVVNALRDGNQNLPAGSVVSRLTDQSLQVQGRIEQPADLLDMIVARRGGAPVYLRDVARVLDGAADATSAAIYDGRTALAVDITKTQDANTVAVAHAVKARMEQLNAELAGQGVEMRVVTDSSVSIEESVEEVQRTLIEGAALAVAIVFLFLNSWRSTVITGLTLPISIIGTIAVIHVMGFTLNMMSLLGLTLSIGILVDDAIVVRENITRHLQMGKSHIRAALDGTNEIGLAVVATTATIIAVFLPVALMEGIIGQFFYEFGVTVSAAVLISLFVSFTLDPMLSSVWYDPDSQPNAKRGLIGRAVAKFEHGFDRLGQGYRHVITWVLRHRLVTMIGTTAIFIGSLMMVPLVGVEFVAASDEGRMQVKMTTPVGSSLDYTTAKLGQVEAALKEFPEVTTIYSTINTGSAEGKNKAVLQVELTPAKDRKETPTTLAEPFRERLSRIAGITTSIAVGGLDGGESPIKVSVLGDDREVLNKIAADLAERIRGVAGAVDVDTSAEAPAQIVSVRLKGDAASDLGINVPQLGTTLNTLVGGAKVTKWTDAAGESFDVVLRLPLEQRADADMLRDLMISTGRTDARGEPVMVRLDQVADFVTTSTASEIRRLDRSREVLITADTAGRPLGDVTSDIQALIDTTELPPGYRLSFGGQSSDMAETMGHMATALIMAVVFIYLVLASQFGSFLQPIAIMAALPLSLIGVILGLMVAGSTVNMFSLIGFIMLMGLVTKNGILLVDFANQERKRGLPLTEALVNAGVIRFRPIIMTTLAMIFGMVPLAIAVTGGGAQRAPMAHAVIGGLISSTILTLVIVPVILSYIDSFTRRISRFLPKAPDDHHEAEEPAA from the coding sequence ATGTTTCTCACCCGTATTTCCGTCGCCCGTCCGGTCTTTACCGTGATGATGATGGTGGCGCTTCTGGTCTTCGGGCTGGTGGCCTATCTGCGCATTGGCGTTGATCTTTATCCGAAGATCCAGGTGCCCGCCGTCGTCGTCGTGACCCAATATCCCGGCGCGACGCCCGAAACCGTCGAAACCGAGGTCTCGCGGCCGATCGAAGAAGCGCTGAATGCGCTCTCGGGGCTCGATGATCTCTCTTCGACCTCTTATGAGGGCACCTCGGTCGTCGTGGCCCAGTTCAAGCTGTCGATTGATGGCATGACGGCGGCGCAGGATGTCCGCGACCGCGTCGCGCCTTTGGAGGGCAGTTTCCCCAAAGGCGTCGAGAAGCCGGTGATCCAGCGCTTCAACCCCTCGGATATGCCGATCCTCTCGATCGCGATCAGCTCGAGCGCACAGACCTTGCCCGAGCTCACGACCATCGCCGAACAGCGTATCGTCAAAAGTCTTGCCACCGTTGCGGGCGTGGGCCGTGCCCAGCTCGTTGGTGGTCAAAGCCGTCAGGTCGATATCCGCATGGACGACAGCCGGATGCGCGCGCTTGGCATTGGCGCGGATGAGGTCGTGAACGCGTTGCGCGACGGCAACCAGAACCTGCCTGCGGGCAGCGTCGTCTCGCGTCTGACCGATCAGAGCCTTCAGGTGCAGGGCCGGATCGAGCAGCCCGCCGATCTTCTCGATATGATCGTCGCCCGCCGCGGCGGCGCGCCGGTCTATCTGCGCGATGTGGCCCGTGTGCTTGATGGGGCCGCCGATGCGACCAGCGCCGCGATCTATGACGGTCGCACCGCTCTGGCGGTCGATATCACCAAGACGCAGGACGCCAATACGGTCGCGGTCGCCCACGCCGTCAAGGCGCGGATGGAGCAGCTCAATGCCGAGCTGGCCGGGCAGGGCGTCGAGATGCGCGTGGTCACCGACAGCTCGGTCTCGATTGAGGAATCGGTCGAGGAGGTCCAGCGCACGCTGATCGAGGGCGCGGCGCTGGCCGTGGCCATCGTCTTCCTGTTCCTGAACTCCTGGCGCAGCACGGTCATCACCGGGCTGACGCTGCCGATCTCGATCATCGGCACGATTGCGGTCATTCATGTCATGGGCTTCACGCTCAACATGATGAGCCTTCTCGGCCTGACCCTGTCCATCGGCATCCTTGTCGATGACGCCATCGTCGTGCGCGAGAACATCACGCGACATCTGCAAATGGGCAAATCCCATATTCGCGCGGCGCTCGACGGCACGAATGAGATCGGGCTCGCGGTGGTCGCGACCACGGCGACGATCATCGCGGTCTTCCTGCCGGTCGCGCTGATGGAAGGGATCATCGGCCAGTTCTTCTATGAGTTCGGCGTCACCGTCTCGGCAGCCGTGCTGATCTCGCTTTTCGTGAGCTTCACGCTCGATCCGATGCTGTCCTCGGTCTGGTATGATCCGGATTCGCAGCCCAATGCCAAACGCGGGCTGATCGGGCGCGCGGTCGCGAAATTCGAGCATGGTTTCGACCGGCTGGGGCAGGGCTATCGCCATGTCATCACCTGGGTGCTGCGTCACCGCCTGGTCACCATGATCGGCACGACCGCGATTTTTATCGGCAGCCTGATGATGGTGCCGCTGGTCGGCGTCGAATTCGTCGCGGCCTCGGATGAGGGGCGGATGCAGGTCAAGATGACGACGCCGGTCGGCTCGTCTCTGGACTATACCACCGCGAAACTCGGGCAGGTCGAGGCGGCGCTGAAGGAATTTCCCGAGGTGACGACGATCTATTCGACGATCAACACCGGCTCGGCCGAGGGCAAGAACAAGGCTGTGCTGCAAGTCGAGCTGACGCCGGCCAAAGACCGCAAGGAAACGCCGACGACGCTGGCCGAGCCCTTCCGCGAGCGGTTGTCGCGCATTGCCGGGATCACGACCTCGATCGCGGTCGGCGGGCTCGACGGGGGCGAAAGCCCGATCAAGGTCAGCGTTCTGGGCGACGACCGCGAGGTTCTCAACAAGATCGCCGCCGATCTGGCCGAGCGCATTCGCGGCGTCGCGGGCGCGGTCGATGTCGACACGAGCGCCGAGGCGCCCGCCCAGATCGTCTCGGTCCGGCTCAAGGGCGATGCGGCGAGCGATCTTGGCATCAACGTGCCCCAGCTTGGCACGACGCTGAACACGCTGGTCGGCGGGGCCAAGGTCACGAAATGGACCGATGCGGCGGGCGAAAGCTTCGACGTGGTGCTGCGCCTGCCGCTCGAACAGCGCGCCGATGCCGATATGCTGCGCGATCTGATGATCTCGACCGGGCGCACCGATGCCCGCGGCGAGCCGGTGATGGTGCGGCTCGATCAGGTCGCGGATTTCGTGACCACCTCGACCGCCTCCGAGATCCGCCGCCTCGACCGCAGCCGCGAGGTGCTGATCACCGCCGATACCGCCGGTCGCCCGCTTGGCGATGTCACCAGCGACATTCAGGCCCTGATCGACACGACCGAGCTGCCGCCGGGCTATCGGCTGAGCTTTGGCGGGCAATCCTCGGATATGGCCGAGACCATGGGCCATATGGCGACGGCGCTGATCATGGCGGTGGTCTTCATCTATCTGGTGCTGGCCTCGCAATTCGGCAGCTTCCTGCAACCCATCGCGATCATGGCGGCGCTGCCTCTGTCGCTGATCGGGGTGATCCTTGGCCTGATGGTCGCGGGCAGCACGGTCAATATGTTCTCGCTCATCGGCTTCATCATGCTGATGGGTCTGGTGACCAAGAACGGTATCCTGCTCGTGGATTTCGCCAATCAGGAGCGCAAGCGCGGCCTGCCCTTGACCGAGGCGTTGGTCAATGCGGGCGTGATCCGCTTCCGCCCGATCATCATGACGACGCTCGCCATGATCTTCGGCATGGTGCCGCTGGCGATTGCCGTGACCGGCGGGGGCGCGCAGCGCGCACCGATGGCCCATGCGGTGATCGGCGGGCTGATCAGCTCGACCATCCTCACGCTGGTGATCGTGCCGGTGATCCTGTCCTATATCGACAGCTTCACCCGGCGCATCTCGCGCTTCCTGCCCAAAGCGCCCGACGATCACCATGAGGCCGAAGAGCCAGCCGCCTGA
- a CDS encoding iron-siderophore ABC transporter substrate-binding protein: MGLALSPAPVQADEGFPVTIPHALGTTTVAQKPKRVATVAWANHEVPLALGIVPVGFARANFADEKGNGLLPWVEKRLAELGAETPTLFDEGDGIDFEAVAATQPDVILGAYSGLRASDYDMLSRIAPTIAYPEAPWATDWREMIRLDSAGLGLAPEGEALIGKIEGEIAAAVARHPELKGKTAMFITHLDTTDLSRVSFYTENDTRVKFFRDLGLASPKSVIEASQPGQFSGQVSAERIDTFDDVDLLVTYGGAPLMEAIKADPLLSHMPAIAKGAVVLLPNDAFGTAANPTPLSISWVLDDYVARLGEAAQKAEAASGAEATPAP; the protein is encoded by the coding sequence ATGGGCCTTGCGCTGAGCCCTGCTCCGGTCCAGGCCGATGAGGGTTTTCCGGTGACGATCCCCCATGCGCTTGGCACCACCACGGTCGCGCAAAAGCCCAAACGCGTGGCGACGGTCGCTTGGGCCAATCACGAGGTGCCGCTGGCGCTTGGCATTGTGCCGGTGGGCTTTGCCCGCGCGAATTTCGCCGATGAGAAGGGCAACGGGCTTTTGCCTTGGGTCGAAAAGCGTCTGGCCGAGCTTGGCGCAGAGACCCCGACCCTCTTCGATGAAGGCGATGGCATCGACTTCGAGGCGGTCGCAGCCACCCAGCCCGATGTCATTCTTGGCGCCTATTCCGGTCTGCGCGCCTCGGATTATGACATGCTCAGCCGCATCGCGCCGACGATTGCCTATCCCGAGGCGCCTTGGGCGACCGATTGGCGCGAGATGATCCGGCTCGACAGCGCGGGGCTTGGGCTTGCGCCCGAAGGCGAGGCGCTGATCGGCAAGATTGAGGGCGAGATCGCCGCAGCCGTGGCCCGCCATCCCGAGCTCAAGGGCAAGACGGCGATGTTCATCACCCACCTCGACACCACCGATCTGAGCCGGGTGAGCTTTTACACCGAGAATGACACGCGGGTGAAGTTCTTCCGCGATCTGGGGCTTGCCTCGCCCAAAAGCGTGATCGAGGCCTCGCAGCCCGGTCAGTTCTCCGGTCAGGTCAGCGCCGAGCGGATCGACACATTCGACGATGTCGACCTGCTGGTGACCTATGGCGGCGCGCCGTTGATGGAGGCGATCAAGGCCGATCCGCTGCTCTCGCATATGCCCGCGATTGCCAAGGGCGCGGTGGTGCTTTTGCCCAATGATGCCTTCGGCACCGCCGCCAACCCGACGCCGCTGTCGATTTCCTGGGTGCTCGACGATTACGTGGCTCGTCTGGGCGAGGCCGCCCAAAAGGCCGAGGCCGCTTCCGGCGCGGAAGCCACGCCCGCACCATGA
- a CDS encoding FecCD family ABC transporter permease, translating to MTALAPSDGARWIAADRRGRARRRQLILGVLLLLVALGFALSLMVGQSFVPPALVLEVLRGHDLPGVSFTVAELRLPRATLAVLSGLCFGLAGSAFQILLRNPLASPDIIGISSGASAAAVFAIVVLSLDGRMVQILAVVAGLGVALAIFLLSARGQAAGTRFILVGIGVSAMLNSAVAYILSSAPAWSLQEAMRWLTGSLNGAQLDQSAPLLVALAVFGGLLLSRARDLEAIRMGDDSAAALGVRVGWTRITVILSAVALIACATAITGPIAFVAFLSGPIAARLLGQNGSTLIPAALIGALLVLAGDFAGQNLLPGRYPVGVVTGALGAPYLIYLIIRVNRGGGSV from the coding sequence ATGACCGCCCTTGCGCCCTCCGACGGCGCGCGCTGGATCGCGGCGGACCGCCGTGGCCGTGCCCGTCGTCGTCAGCTCATCCTCGGCGTTTTGCTGCTTCTGGTCGCTCTGGGTTTTGCGCTCAGCCTGATGGTCGGGCAGTCCTTCGTGCCGCCCGCACTGGTCCTTGAGGTGCTGCGCGGCCATGATCTGCCCGGCGTGAGCTTCACCGTGGCCGAGCTGCGCTTGCCGCGCGCGACGCTTGCCGTGCTCTCGGGGCTCTGCTTCGGCCTTGCCGGTTCCGCCTTCCAGATCCTGCTGCGCAACCCCTTGGCCAGCCCCGACATCATCGGGATCAGCTCTGGCGCGAGCGCGGCGGCGGTCTTTGCCATCGTCGTCTTGTCGCTCGACGGACGCATGGTCCAGATCCTTGCGGTCGTGGCGGGGCTTGGCGTGGCGCTCGCGATCTTCCTGCTCTCGGCCCGAGGTCAGGCGGCGGGCACGCGCTTCATCCTCGTGGGCATCGGCGTCTCGGCCATGCTCAACAGCGCTGTCGCTTATATCCTGTCGAGCGCGCCCGCCTGGAGCCTGCAAGAGGCGATGCGCTGGCTGACCGGTAGCCTCAACGGTGCCCAGCTTGACCAATCCGCCCCGCTTCTGGTCGCGCTGGCGGTCTTTGGCGGGCTGCTCCTGAGCCGCGCCCGTGATCTCGAGGCGATCCGCATGGGCGATGATTCCGCCGCCGCTTTGGGGGTCAGGGTCGGTTGGACGCGGATCACCGTGATCCTGTCGGCGGTGGCCCTCATCGCCTGCGCCACCGCGATCACCGGGCCGATTGCCTTCGTGGCCTTCCTGTCTGGCCCGATCGCCGCGCGTCTTCTGGGCCAGAATGGTTCGACGCTGATCCCGGCGGCACTGATCGGCGCGCTGTTGGTTCTGGCCGGGGATTTCGCGGGGCAGAACCTGCTCCCCGGACGTTATCCGGTCGGCGTCGTGACCGGGGCGCTTGGCGCGCCCTATCTGATCTATCTGATTATCCGCGTGAATCGTGGCGGAGGCTCTGTGTGA
- a CDS encoding ABC transporter ATP-binding protein, which translates to MTQHSLSAQGLSAGYGQRPIIEALDLSLPPGQITAIVGANACGKSTLLRALSRLLPPLAGAALLDGRSIYKTPAKELARKLGLLPQTPVAPEGITVADLVSRGRHPHQGLLARWSQRDDEAVAEALRVTQTLELAERAVDELSGGQRQRVWIAMALAQETDLLLLDEPTTFLDINHQVEVLDLLVDLNRARGTTIVMVLHDLNLAARYADHLIALRAGRLHVAGPPEIVLTEDNMRAVFGLEARIITDPTSGRPMMLPLGRHYVTRPL; encoded by the coding sequence GTGACCCAACATTCCCTTTCAGCGCAAGGCCTTTCGGCAGGCTATGGCCAGCGTCCGATCATCGAGGCGCTGGATCTGAGCCTGCCGCCGGGCCAGATCACCGCGATCGTCGGCGCCAATGCCTGCGGGAAATCGACCTTGCTGCGGGCCTTGTCGCGGCTCTTGCCTCCGCTTGCGGGCGCGGCGCTGCTTGACGGGCGCTCGATCTACAAAACCCCCGCAAAAGAGCTCGCACGCAAGCTGGGGCTCTTGCCCCAGACGCCGGTTGCCCCCGAGGGGATCACCGTGGCCGATTTGGTCAGCCGGGGCCGCCATCCCCATCAGGGCCTCCTCGCGCGCTGGAGCCAGCGGGACGACGAGGCTGTGGCCGAGGCTTTACGCGTGACCCAGACGCTCGAACTTGCCGAGCGCGCGGTTGATGAGCTCTCGGGCGGTCAGCGCCAGCGCGTCTGGATCGCCATGGCGCTGGCGCAAGAGACCGATCTTTTGCTGCTCGATGAGCCGACAACCTTTCTTGACATCAACCATCAGGTCGAGGTGCTGGATCTGCTGGTCGATCTGAACCGCGCCCGGGGCACGACCATCGTGATGGTGCTGCATGATCTCAACCTTGCCGCGCGTTATGCCGATCACCTGATCGCGCTGCGCGCCGGGCGGCTGCATGTCGCGGGCCCGCCCGAGATCGTTCTGACCGAGGACAACATGCGCGCGGTCTTTGGGCTTGAGGCGCGCATTATCACCGATCCAACCTCGGGGCGGCCGATGATGCTGCCGCTCGGGCGTCATTATGTGACGCGGCCCCTCTGA
- a CDS encoding FecCD family ABC transporter permease, with product MSFRLALTEQDRARVRAPGSARRLTALLALSGLLVLLCGLSVAIGVRQVALADVIAALNGQTETIAEAAVAARLPRTLLAALAGAGLGLAGAVMQGITRNPLADPGILGVNTGAALAVVIAVAWFNIATAQAYIWSAILGAAVAAVFVYAIASLGRGGATPLKLALSGTATSIALSSLVIAIVLPRSDIAGGLQAWQIGSVGGATMARIMPVVPFLALGFAICLLSAKRLNSLALGDELAAGLGESVAFARASAALGAILLCGGVTAVCGPIGFVGLVVPHLCRQLVGIDHRWLLPFSALGGAVLVIGADVAGRVLARPGEISVGVLVALIGAPFFIWIARRHKVRAI from the coding sequence ATGAGTTTTCGCCTCGCGCTCACGGAACAGGACCGCGCCCGGGTCCGCGCGCCCGGCTCTGCCCGGCGGCTGACGGCGCTGCTGGCCTTGAGCGGGCTTCTGGTGCTGCTCTGCGGGCTGTCGGTGGCCATTGGTGTGCGTCAGGTCGCCTTGGCCGATGTGATCGCCGCCCTGAATGGCCAGACCGAGACCATCGCCGAGGCCGCCGTGGCCGCGCGTCTGCCGCGCACCCTGCTCGCGGCCCTCGCCGGGGCCGGTCTGGGCCTTGCCGGAGCCGTCATGCAGGGCATTACCCGCAACCCGCTTGCCGATCCCGGCATTCTCGGGGTGAATACCGGCGCGGCTCTGGCAGTGGTGATTGCGGTCGCCTGGTTCAATATCGCCACGGCGCAGGCCTATATCTGGAGCGCGATCCTTGGCGCGGCGGTGGCGGCGGTTTTCGTCTATGCGATCGCCTCGCTCGGTCGGGGCGGCGCCACGCCCTTGAAGCTGGCGCTGTCGGGGACGGCGACCTCGATTGCGCTGTCCTCGCTGGTGATCGCGATCGTCTTGCCGCGCAGCGATATCGCGGGCGGATTGCAAGCCTGGCAGATCGGCAGCGTCGGCGGCGCGACCATGGCGCGGATCATGCCGGTGGTGCCCTTCCTCGCCTTAGGTTTCGCGATCTGCCTGCTCTCGGCCAAGCGCCTGAACTCGCTCGCGCTTGGCGATGAGCTGGCGGCGGGCCTTGGTGAATCCGTGGCCTTTGCCCGCGCGAGCGCCGCGCTTGGCGCGATCCTGCTCTGCGGCGGGGTGACGGCGGTCTGCGGGCCGATTGGCTTTGTCGGGCTGGTCGTGCCCCATCTTTGCCGCCAGCTTGTCGGCATCGACCACCGCTGGCTTTTGCCCTTCTCGGCGCTTGGTGGCGCGGTGCTGGTGATCGGCGCGGATGTCGCGGGCCGCGTGCTGGCCCGGCCGGGCGAGATCAGTGTTGGCGTTCTGGTGGCGCTGATCGGCGCGCCCTTCTTCATCTGGATCGCCCGGCGTCACAAGGTCCGCGCGATATGA
- a CDS encoding DUF4344 domain-containing metallopeptidase: protein MIDKLWAKPPVRAQKRPVFRLSLLAALIGSCWGGMAQAHDLGELGPALSKPPAEGWKITDEKDLVILDNLDGAKTAQTLSYQAGPPPKPLRSSLLIFTIRSDDPNASVAMTMGGADQGETCILEARASKEAELNCISGLSVDQLGWTADAVKLDGKDRLQIVERDGQAVFLVNDLEMGTIKNRPAMNGEMGVLASGRGLFGLSHFSTYVPKEEDSAPAETSASGAGSGSGSSSSDTVPASGPVAATGGDDLLAQSFARTPDRRGWTQASSDGIYMTGNENESGDERLFALNLPEVTAEGRVTELQLGLIAPGSDGESRYASAGLFWENPRNKNSCTVQVTLSGDGVFLCFDEANRANEVGRLKGVAKLDGNDTLAVVEIGTAMAGFLNGAKIAEVVDDPSMGGDFSLIAADRGTFGFHHLTSGPISGTSTPQSPPATAGADDQRRPEFSMGDDLTGPLPRFGYDNDRTIGAYMGISESILMHELGHALIGELELPSTGPEEDAVDIYSALQMVDPLLFPSGDQSLDNMAQYSATYAALSWYYSGKLSEEAGAPDTPWQDEHTADLKRFRNMFCVMYGAAPAKFADLAAKIGLEESTLQRCESEFQKQNRAWTNILAPHTRVSTFDPGGQLPADAPGAPIEVVFEPSKRQIGEFVRQGFGEALRMSNTRLGTVYALPRPLRITYRDCGQLNAWYAPREGEITMCYDIIEHFAVMISDIEMGTHQGYETPAGSGSPAPKTSDGAGASPAGGATKAASGESGGDLRLDALDELADSGVPQTPRLFASPYRGPTPVRNPYADTVTTLDFYKLLKENENLLILDIRASSPVKTLPLADMVPGIGADGSLSDSLQGRVSSFLDELTQGDKSRPIVVFGDGLQDRAAYNAALRIGSAGYKVSWYRGGLEAWTANDLPLSDVK from the coding sequence GTGATCGACAAGCTTTGGGCAAAGCCGCCCGTTCGCGCCCAGAAACGCCCGGTTTTCCGGCTTTCGCTGCTGGCCGCGCTGATCGGTTCGTGCTGGGGCGGCATGGCGCAGGCGCATGATCTGGGCGAGCTTGGCCCGGCGCTGAGCAAGCCGCCAGCGGAAGGCTGGAAGATCACCGACGAGAAGGATCTGGTGATTCTCGACAATCTCGACGGGGCGAAGACCGCGCAAACCCTGAGCTATCAGGCCGGCCCGCCGCCGAAACCGCTGCGCTCGTCGCTTCTGATCTTCACCATCCGCAGCGACGATCCCAATGCCTCGGTCGCGATGACGATGGGCGGTGCCGATCAGGGTGAGACCTGCATTCTAGAAGCCCGCGCCTCGAAAGAGGCCGAGCTTAACTGTATCTCGGGCCTGAGTGTCGACCAGCTCGGCTGGACGGCGGATGCGGTCAAACTGGACGGCAAGGACCGCCTTCAAATCGTCGAGCGCGACGGCCAGGCGGTCTTTCTGGTCAACGACCTCGAAATGGGCACGATCAAGAACCGCCCGGCGATGAATGGTGAAATGGGCGTTCTGGCCTCGGGGCGCGGGCTTTTCGGTCTGTCGCATTTCAGCACCTATGTGCCGAAAGAGGAAGATTCCGCCCCGGCCGAGACCTCGGCCTCGGGCGCTGGGTCGGGCTCGGGGTCGAGCTCAAGCGACACGGTGCCCGCATCTGGCCCGGTTGCCGCGACCGGCGGCGATGATCTGCTCGCGCAAAGCTTTGCCCGGACGCCCGATCGGCGCGGCTGGACTCAGGCAAGCTCGGACGGGATCTATATGACCGGCAATGAAAATGAGAGCGGCGACGAGCGGCTTTTCGCGCTGAACCTGCCCGAGGTGACCGCAGAGGGTCGCGTGACCGAGCTGCAACTCGGGCTGATCGCGCCGGGCAGCGACGGCGAAAGCCGCTATGCTTCGGCGGGGCTTTTTTGGGAAAATCCGCGCAATAAGAACAGTTGCACCGTGCAGGTGACCCTGTCCGGCGACGGGGTGTTCCTGTGCTTTGACGAGGCCAACCGCGCAAATGAGGTCGGTCGGCTGAAGGGCGTGGCCAAGCTTGACGGCAATGACACGCTGGCCGTGGTCGAAATCGGCACCGCCATGGCGGGCTTTCTCAACGGCGCGAAGATCGCCGAGGTTGTCGACGATCCCTCAATGGGCGGCGATTTCAGCCTGATTGCCGCCGATCGCGGCACTTTCGGTTTCCACCATCTGACTTCGGGCCCGATTTCGGGCACCAGCACGCCGCAATCGCCGCCCGCGACCGCCGGTGCCGACGACCAGCGCCGCCCCGAGTTTTCGATGGGCGACGATCTGACCGGCCCGCTGCCGCGCTTTGGCTATGACAATGACCGCACCATCGGCGCCTATATGGGCATTTCCGAATCGATCCTCATGCATGAGCTGGGCCATGCGCTGATCGGCGAGCTGGAATTGCCCTCGACCGGCCCCGAGGAAGATGCCGTCGATATCTATTCGGCGCTCCAGATGGTCGATCCGTTGCTCTTCCCTTCGGGCGATCAGTCCCTTGATAATATGGCGCAATATTCGGCGACCTATGCCGCGCTGTCGTGGTATTACAGCGGCAAGCTGTCCGAAGAAGCCGGCGCGCCCGATACGCCTTGGCAGGACGAGCATACCGCCGATCTCAAGCGGTTCCGCAATATGTTCTGCGTGATGTATGGTGCCGCTCCCGCCAAATTCGCGGATCTCGCGGCCAAGATCGGGCTGGAAGAATCGACGCTGCAACGCTGCGAATCCGAGTTCCAGAAGCAAAACCGCGCCTGGACCAATATCCTTGCACCCCATACCCGGGTCAGCACCTTTGATCCGGGCGGCCAGCTGCCCGCCGATGCCCCCGGCGCGCCGATCGAGGTGGTGTTTGAACCCTCGAAACGTCAGATCGGCGAATTCGTGCGGCAGGGCTTTGGCGAGGCGCTTCGGATGAGCAACACCCGGCTTGGCACGGTTTACGCCCTGCCCCGCCCGCTGCGCATCACCTATCGCGATTGCGGCCAGCTCAATGCCTGGTATGCGCCGCGCGAAGGCGAGATCACGATGTGCTATGACATTATCGAGCATTTCGCCGTGATGATCTCGGATATCGAAATGGGCACGCATCAGGGCTATGAAACCCCGGCCGGGTCCGGGAGCCCGGCGCCGAAAACCTCCGATGGCGCTGGCGCGAGCCCCGCGGGCGGCGCGACGAAAGCCGCCTCGGGCGAGAGCGGCGGCGATCTGCGTCTGGACGCTTTGGACGAGCTGGCCGACAGCGGTGTGCCCCAGACCCCCCGGCTCTTTGCCTCGCCCTATCGGGGGCCGACGCCGGTGCGCAACCCCTATGCCGATACCGTGACGACGCTCGATTTCTACAAGCTTCTGAAAGAGAACGAAAACCTCCTGATCCTCGACATCCGGGCCTCCTCGCCGGTCAAGACGCTGCCGCTGGCCGATATGGTGCCGGGGATTGGCGCGGATGGCAGTCTCAGCGACAGCCTGCAAGGTCGGGTGAGCTCGTTCCTTGACGAGCTGACCCAGGGCGACAAGAGCCGGCCGATCGTGGTCTTTGGCGATGGGCTGCAAGATCGCGCGGCCTATAATGCGGCGCTGCGCATCGGCTCGGCGGGCTATAAGGTCTCGTGGTATCGGGGCGGGCTCGAGGCCTGGACCGCGAATGATCTGCCCTTGAGCGATGTAAAATAA